tttgaaaaaaaaattcgaaaatttttaattgtcttctgacttcgagcattttttttttttaagattctcgttagccgacgtctaataatttttgaatttttcttcaaagtgataaattataaaaaattgcacctgtagttttttctatttcctacatgtgcatatttttagtttttcttttttttgtaattgatttataaaaaaaatccaaaaactgttaattgtcttctaacttcagaatctttttttcaagtgaattaataacattaattaattaataatgaaataaaaaaaaaaagaaaacgtaCTCGAAACAGTTGTCGCTGATGAAAAATCATTTGTATAACTGacttttttctcaaataaagAATACATTTAACAGCAACCATGAGCCCGGAGCAAATAAAAATAGGCCCCACTAGCCACATGTGgccgagatttaaaaaaatttgaccatCAACAGCATCACCCAGTGACAAAATAGTAACAGCAGTaccaattgtaaataatacaACGCTTAAAGCTAAATAACTATAGCTTGTGCAATCACATCTGCCAAAGGTTGCTGGTTCCTCGTAACGTTCTTCGATTTGCCTAAGTCTGTTTGAAAGAAATGGACTCTCAAAAACCGTGGCCATGTTCCTGGTTCTAAAGCCATATGATTCATACCAAGATTAATTCCTAAAACTTATCAGTTTCCAGTAGCTCGTAATTTAAactccaagtaaaataaaaatgatatttttataatttattatttgtgcTGATCGTTATCGCAGGTCCTtgacttattttaaaaaccaaaacaaactattttatttactttttattatttattaataatcatttgTCACCTTATCAGCTGGTTTAACTTAatcttttaacaatatattttttttcatttatttttactggcaagatggtgaaaaattattacgggTCGTACTGACGACgacattatcattattattctattaacTAAACTTGGATTATCGGTGTCGGCTGGTACTAACACACAGGCAGTCGTAGTCAATGTCGGCTGTTCGGTAGCTGTATCTTTAAATATTCAACAGTCTTCAGGGTTCTtggtgtatatatatatatatatatatagtattaattatttgttgctTCTTTGTAAAGTCGGGTGTACgcgtaattttttaagaagCAATAATTGacgataataaatatacaataacTAACCCataagataataataacatgCGACACCCGCTTTTTCTTCGTCGTTTTAAATTCGATACAATTAACGGCAACATCCGATGACCAACTGGCCTGTTGGCAGTGAGAAATAACACCGACGAGAGCGATGCAAAAAAAGCGCGTCTACGCTTTACTTTTACATGCttgttgtatatatatatatttatgtgtatgtatgaatgtatgcatgtatttATGACACACACTTATTCTTCTTTACCCATGTGTGATACTCATATGTGTAAGGAGTATTACTGTGTTCATATGCTTCCACACActagtatttgaaaaaaaaattaaaaagaaaacaaagaGAAATCTTTAGTGAACTAACTTCATACCACTGCACTTTAGTTCCCCAGAACGTCATTAAGaaaaagaaagagagagagatgACAGCTTGCGATACCAactgaagatttttttttttcttcaagccAGACAACTTTGCAAATCAATGATCATGTCGTTAAAGTAGTTTTCCTGGTGGTGAGATAAAAGTTTAAGCAGAGGAGAGggcgtaaaatttaaattttttgctgtcactgtaaaattttgaattttctttaatatcaCAGTTTgcttagcaaaagtttacttacaaaagtttccttgaatatTTTGTCAAATGTTCGTCAACTTCgggcttttccgtttttgatgaaaatttgtaTACAACTTGAATgcgcgttttttaaaaattttattttattaaatatttacgctatttatttataattttaaatttgtctgaggTCTGCTACATTCGCACTCATGGCAAAAACTACCAATTGAGATGATAGACTCGCTTAGATATGATACTTTTAAAACTAGGGCCTATAAATTCTTCCTGAATCAAGAAAGAGAAGGCTTACTACAAACTTCAAGTAAACAATCTGAGCCTAGACCATCAAATTAACTTATTAGCAGGGCCAGgatttttgcgttaatttaaaaataattaataatgtggtgtgaaatttttatattacggtgaaaatattggtcgtattaaaaaagatttcaaacaaaagttgtaggaaatttaattttctgaaaaaaatgtctcttataattttttctggggactaataagaaagcggtaatttcaaaattaagatattcataatttatcaaattttgaatcattcattataaatcttaatttttgaattacggtgaaaatattgatcgtataaaaaaattataagagacatcatttttagaaaattaaatttcctacaacttttgttcgaaaacttttttaataagaccaatattttcgctgtaatatcaaaaatttgaactactcatttcaaaaataaggcaaaaatcttgtcctcACTTATTAGATATAAACTGCTGTTAATAGTTTGCTATACAAGGAGATGTAACATGAGCCGATTTATATAAGTAATATTCTGACTTATATTTGAGATGtttcttcaaaatatttataaactaatGTCGAATTATctatttgtaggaaataagaTCTAGTGCGCTTACTACCATTATTTcgagtataaatttttctttgttcttcttattaaatttagaattacgttataaattaaataccaaATCTCTTACGTGTACTTTAATGAAATTACTATGTATATGTTTGCCATTCGGCCAATGCCTtggtatcaaataaatttaaataaataaataaattacaataatttaagtacattattatttaacttaatcATTCAGATCAACGATacttaacttaatttttttataattttctatgaggagcaaaaaattaaaactttcaagcacagatttggtgaaaaatgtcctactttcctccctaggtgtgtaatatacgaTTTCAAcccaaagaaaaataatagaacatttataataatgattcTGAAAATAAAAGGAGTAATTAAGTTtgtaagtttttataaataaataacgcaTCCTTAGAAAAAACTTAACACTAAGTATTAAAaagatgagtgtgaatgtagcttACAACtggcaatttttcaaatttcagaataatatagaataaaaattaaaagacgtGTATTTAGAGAAATGAATAttcagtacgcgcatttttttcaatttcatcaatttagttaatttattttaaatttataaattgtctcatgtctgctacattcacactcatattaaaaagtcttatatgtatttatttttttttttttttcattaatattgaattcatttattttaaacatgaaataaattatcgatttttataaaatgaatatcaTAAGTTTGatgttaataaatttccttttatttattactagcAAGTAAATCGCAgatttttttaaggaaaatCGCGGTTGTGATTTTCGCCCAAGCATTTCTCGcaaacaaaatctctaaacgcaaaataacaaacaaaacTCAACGCATTGATCTGTAATCagttaatttatgttttttttgttctgtTAATTTCcatttgtttaagagaaaaacgcAGGTAATGTTTCCATTTACGGTGCAAGTGACCTGACTTTTCTTAAAGTTACTTTCAAACGCTcgttaataaatcaattatcaattttgtaatttgttatttgatgttacaaaaaatttaagtaggTCAGCTTTTAATTATCTTACGGCGTATATGTGGATTAAGATAAAAATGTCATTAATTTCTGCCAcgtattaaaaaagtatatactTCCTAGTACATCATTTAGTgcattacataaaaatatgtaagtatTAGTCAatttaatgaatgaaaaaataacttttgaatattttttattgtaaaaaaaataatgtcataTTGATTATCGAttctatgatattttttcttttgtcaattatttttaaataattttataatgtttaCTAGTaagattatatttttgatattaaacataattttaactttaattcTACTGTTTACTTGCTCGACAAATGGAAGCGATTTAAATATAAGATCGTGTGTCAATCACACTACAATTgtgagtaatttaattatatctaattaatgatctaaaagtttattaatattatttacataaatttttttagtgtaatcCTCATCGTTTAATTGAATGTTGTGACGAATTGATATGCAGACGAATAATTTCAAGAAATGACTATCTATGCACAAAAGAaggtataattattattaatatgataaaaaaaaaatttttaattatataagaagtaagagaatattttattttctttttcttgaaaaaattttcttctcgTTGTAAGAAGTCAATTATATTTGTTTActtcaattttcatatattttttataaaattttatttactatttattataataaatatgttataacatcacggaaagaaattttcttcaaaaattgcCGTTAAATTCAATGTAATAGTGGAACATAATGAggcgcttttatttattaccatttttgaaataaaaattacgaaaaaatttatttattttttggtagacttcataaaatttaccgaaaaccgaataaaatttacagtagacgacggtaaaatttgttgaaaaaaagttaaaaattatctcacttACCGACAAATGATAAGGTTGTGCTATTCATCCCACGACTACCGTGAAtataacggtaatttttaaagaaaatttctttcagtgcatacataaatataatattataattaataatttagtgGAATTGGGAGAAGATTGTGAAATTGACGAAGATTGTGATACAACAGTACATGCAAAATGttcaatagataaaaaatgtatttgtagATCAAAATATCTCAAAACAAATGATTCAACTTGTGCACCGTCACTGGGTgaatattgttggaaaaatGAACGATGTGCAAACGATAATTCTGAATGTATTGATAATGAATGTAAATGCAAACATAATTACTTTTTAGATTCCAACAATACATGTATACGaggtaaatataattattagaaagaaaaataaattttctcactAACAGAATTAGTATATTACTTACCGAGAGAGGAAAGTCGGGAATTTCAGCCCATGTGTGTGATACCGTACCCAAGCTAATGGCGAGAGTGGTAATCACGCGGATTGTGATGTACTACCTTCCCCCGTGGTAGGTTTACTATTTATCACTAAATCTGCACTtaagagtttaaatttttacctcTGTTTCGAAAGGGGGGGGGGTGGCGAATGAGCAATTCTTCCCCCAAACAGAGACAAAAATGtaaactttcaggtgcagACCTcgtgaaaaatagtatactcaCCAAAGGGAAAGGTAAGACATTCCAACCTGAGTGTGCAATTGCCTACCCGCCCAAGGTGAGGGTGACAAACACGCGGAATGGGATTCCTATACCTTCCACTATGCAGAAACCGATCCTAAAATACTATTTCAtaataccagcatcgaaacttgaagattacgtgtctctacagccagtcgaaacaagctaatttcagCTCTATCCAAAAGTTCccgcacagaaaaaacagatatcttgagttaagaaaatattttggaagacaaacgttttcgggaaccaagtcaagatttttttgagccaagagaattcgtcttggttggagaagatttctactttatctgagaaaatttaggtctccaaaaaaattttcttgaatcaagaatatttaccttcagtcgagaattttttttttgtgtgcgtAGAATCCTCTCGAATTAgtcaaaaaccgcatagaatccAATAAACTTGTACtggtttctatgcggtttttgacCCAtctgagtggattctatgggaactTTTTGATAGGAAGTCTAATGTCGTGAATGAATATTAGCAAACGCGTAAACTGTGTTGCCTTTAGTCAGCGGaacaaacaaataatgtttttgcccgctgactgaaggctttctcaatttaaactctgatacttgtcatttgtttaatagtaatttcagaCCATTGATTTCATTTACGTAAATGACAGCTCTGACTCTGAttaagatttataaaaattaatgccaATAATAAGTAGTATTGATAGTATGtgcataattataaattgcaaattataatttacgcTTACGATAATAGCTGATCATACATCAgtcttaaattaacttgtttttgactgactgctgacactgaaactttaacttgcaatgcaggtaatcattaaaaattcatgtcAGCCACTTtcaccctggtctgaaatcattttgtttcatttcttgtcacaatatactatttttttaatgattgtattgtattatattaattttaattacatttttatagcATTTATCGGTACACATTGCGAAAATAATGCAGCTTGTGGAGGAATAAAATTCGCAACTTgcttaaaaaacaaaacttgtGCTTGTGCATCAAACACAATAGCTGTAAATCCAAGAATATGTTTACCACTTTTAGATGTATCTTGTCAAAATAATGACGATTGCAAGGTAGATAATTCAGagtgtattgaaaaaaaatgcatgtgcGAACATCGATACATGCCTCTCTCGAACAGTCAATGTATAACACGtaagtaataacaataaatacactctgaaaatgatattttttaagtatgtTCGTTTTATATTGTAGCCCATGTAGGTATAccttgtaaaaataattcgcattgtgaaatgtttataaataatacaagATGCTCCGATAATTACCAATGCGAATGTAAGGATGATTACAGTCCGATAATGAACAATATATGCGCTCCCCTATTTAACGTTCCATGTTCGGACAATGAATTGTGTGCTACAGAAAATTCTGTTTGTCATGACAATAAGTGTCAATGTAAAGCTGATAATGTTTATCGAGACACAAAATGTGCACCATGTATGTAAatttgtgtttaaaaaaacaagaaaaagttgaaaaggaatttaatattaattttggatCATTTCATTTCTTATTACAGTAACGCCACTAGATACagattattcaatttatataaaatcccATGCTTCAGGATTATCCGGTACGTGGGTACTTAtttccgtttttttttctttcttaataAAATACTGTAATCATTATATGGCagaggggtgtgcgaatagtGCTCGAATCGAAACGAATCAAATAATGATATTCGATTCGaatttcgaatcgaatattCGAAATattcgaatatttttgaaatatgaaaaaattattaaattaagaaCTAAACTATAGTTTTTCTTTTGTCTTTTATctataaactaatttttatagcGGTTTTTTAGACAAAATTCTGAAAGaaccaaattattttatttaaaataaatttcaatatatcTGCATAAATTACGTTTCAATAGGCCTTTAGAATTTTCGGTCTTTAATTTTTCGACGTGGATAAGTTGATAAGTCTACAGAAATAGGTGGGATAGAATAAGGGATAAGCGTGCGGCACAATA
This genomic interval from Microplitis mediator isolate UGA2020A chromosome 2, iyMicMedi2.1, whole genome shotgun sequence contains the following:
- the LOC130678729 gene encoding uncharacterized protein LOC130678729 isoform X1 — encoded protein: MATVFESPFLSNRLRQIEERYEEPATFGRCDCTSYSYLALSVVLFTIGTAVTILSLGDAVDGQIFLNLGHMWLVGPIFICSGLMVAVKCILYLRKKSVIQMIFHQRQLFRRLQELASAQGVGGSGAGTSGPPPYDSIAQGQGPSELPPPTYAEAVALLHQNEIHGAKFSSETQADSSLLSVGTTRAKP
- the LOC130678729 gene encoding uncharacterized protein LOC130678729 isoform X2, with the translated sequence MATVFESPFLSNRLRQIEERYEEPATFGRCDCTSYSYLALSVVLFTIGTAVTILSLGDAVDGQIFLNLGHMWLVGPIFICSGLMVAVKCILYLRKKSVIQMIFHQRQLFRELASAQGVGGSGAGTSGPPPYDSIAQGQGPSELPPPTYAEAVALLHQNEIHGAKFSSETQADSSLLSVGTTRAKP
- the LOC130663221 gene encoding prion-like-(Q/N-rich) domain-bearing protein 25; the encoded protein is MIRLCYSSHDYREYNVELGEDCEIDEDCDTTVHAKCSIDKKCICRSKYLKTNDSTCAPSLGEYCWKNERCANDNSECIDNECKCKHNYFLDSNNTCIRAFIGTHCENNAACGGIKFATCLKNKTCACASNTIAVNPRICLPLLDVSCQNNDDCKVDNSECIEKKCMCEHRYMPLSNSQCITPHVGIPCKNNSHCEMFINNTRCSDNYQCECKDDYSPIMNNICAPLFNVPCSDNELCATENSVCHDNKCQCKADNVYRDTKCAPLTPLDTDYSIYIKSHASGLSVELGKSCERDADCKNILYSRCSFNKICVCKEHSFAVDKYTCAPALNGFCLNDEQCTMRSSHCKDNTCQCIALRSAVSYNQCKATHLIFTCEENSECTDLWHSKCSIDNICICNTNNVAVGTSCLPIIGGYCWRDDQCTAENSICINYWCACKPAHVAVANNLCLPAH